From the genome of Nicotiana sylvestris chromosome 2, ASM39365v2, whole genome shotgun sequence, one region includes:
- the LOC104223775 gene encoding large ribosomal subunit protein bL12c, giving the protein MASTLSTITLRSPSPSTATSTHASIPFPKKTLEFPIRTPKLQNRRATFLRPLAAVEAPEKVVQLGDEISNLTLADAQKLVEYLQDKLGVTAASFAPAAVVAAPGAAAEAPAVVEEKTEFDVVIDEVPSNARIATIKAVRALTSLALKEAKELIEGLPKKFKEGVSKDEAEDAKKQLEEAGAKVSIA; this is encoded by the coding sequence ATGGCTTCCACTTTATCCACAATTACTCTTCGCTCTCCTTCTCCTTCTACAGCTACCTCAACACACGCCTCAATTCCATTCCCCAAAAAAACCCTAGAATTCCCCATTCGCACTCCCAAACTCCAAAACCGCCGAGCCACTTTCCTCCGCCCTCTCGCCGCCGTCGAAGCACCTGAGAAGGTAGTCCAGCTCGGAGATGAAATCTCCAATTTAACCCTCGCTGACGCCCAGAAACTCGTCGAGTACCTTCAGGATAAGCTCGGAGTTACTGCCGCATCCTTCGCTCCGGCCGCCGTCGTCGCCGCTCCTGGCGCTGCCGCCGAAGCTCCTGCTGTGGTGGAGGAGAAGACTGAATTTGACGTTGTTATTGACGAAGTTCCGAGTAATGCGAGAATTGCTACAATTAAGGCTGTTAGGGCTTTAACTAGTTTGGCTTTGAAAGAGGCTAAGGAATTGATTGAAGGATTGCCTAAGAAATTTAAGGAAGGTGTGTCTAAGGATGAGGCGGAAGATGCTAAGAAACAGCTTGAAGAAGCTGGTGCTAAAGTTTCTATTGCTTAA